The following DNA comes from Candidatus Hydrogenedentota bacterium.
GGGCGTGGCGCTGGCCTTCGCGACGATGGCGCAGACCCTGCCGGTGCTGACGGGCGGCCTCGACCTGTCGGTCGGCGCCATCCTGGCGCTGGCCAACTGCGTCGCCTCGGCGACCGTCGAGAAGCGCAAGGCGATGGGCGATCTCGTGGTCGACAATCTCATCTGCGCCGCCGAAGGCAAGCCGCTCCTCACGCGGGTCAACTAGAAATCAGCGTAGGAGCAGCGGGCATGTCGGGGTTGAAGTCGTCGGCGCGCGTGGTCGTAATCGGCGGCGGCATCGCCGGATGCTCGACCGCCTACCATCTCGCAAAGCTTGGCTGGAAGGACGTGCTGCTCGTCGAGCGCGCGCGCCTGACCAGC
Coding sequences within:
- a CDS encoding FAD-binding oxidoreductase, which encodes MSGLKSSARVVVIGGGIAGCSTAYHLAKLGWKDVLLVERARLTS